A single genomic interval of Fusarium verticillioides 7600 chromosome 8, whole genome shotgun sequence harbors:
- a CDS encoding hypothetical protein (At least one base has a quality score < 10), giving the protein MNRSRGNSSATVLPSRQTPSPRQPPVPSYSDAMGGGVQHFLKHLRLTQSECGGVQIERVWMGV; this is encoded by the exons ATGAACCGCAGCCGAGGTAACTCTTCCGCTACGGTGCTTCCCTCACGGCAAACTCCAAGTCCTCGCCAACCGCCAGTACCCAGCTACAGTGACGCTATGGGGGGGGGTGTTCAGCATTTTCTGAAGCACCTCAGACTCACTCAGTCAGAGTGTGGGGGGGTGCAG ATTGAGAGAGTGTGGATGGGCGT